DNA sequence from the Streptomyces sp. MST-110588 genome:
GTCGGCGAAGGAGATGAAGCCGCCGTGCACCGCGGCGACGACGGTGCCGTCCCCGCTCTCACCGGTCGTACGGATCGTCACCGGTCCCGACTCCAGCACACCGAGCAGCGGCTGGTGTCCGGGCATGACGCCGATGTCGCCCGACGAGGTGCGCGCGACGACCAGGCTGGCCTCGCCGGACCAGACCTGACGGTCCGCGGCGACCAACTCGACGTGCAGCTCAGCCACGATGGCTCCTCGGGTCTCCACCTGCCTGGCTCGGCAGATGTTGGGTCGAATACTAGTGGGCGTGAGCACCGGGGGCGGCCACCGGCCGCCCCCGGAACACGAGCACGGGGCTCAGGAGACGCCCAGCTCCTTGGCGTTGGCCTTCAGGTCCTCCAGGCCACCGCACATGAAGAACGCCTGCTCGGGGAAGTGGTCGAAGTCACCGTCGGCGATCGCGTTGAACGCCGTGATGGACTCGTCCAGCGGCACGTCCGAGCCGTCGACACCGGTGAACTGCTTCGCCACGTGGGTGTTCTGCGACAGGAAGCGCTCGATCCGGCGGGCGCGGTGGACGATGAGCTTGTCCTCCTCGCCCAGCTCGTCGATACCAAGGATCGCGATGATGTCCTGGAGGTCCTTGTTCTTCTGCAGGATGCCCTTGACGCGCATGGCGCAGTCGTAGTGGTCCTGCGAGATGTACCGCGGGTCCAGGATGCGGGACGTGGAGTCCAGCGGGTCCACCGCCGGGTAGATGCCCTTCTCCGAGATCGGACGCGACAGAACGGTCGTGGCGTCCAGGTGGGCGAAGGTGGTGGCCGGCGCCGGGTCGGTCAGGTCGTCCGCGGGGACGTAGATCGCCTGCATGGAGGTGATCGAGTGACCACGGGTCGAGGTGATGCGCTCCTGGAGGATGCCCATCTCGTCGGCCAGGTTCGGCTGGTAACCCACCGCGGAGGGCATCCGGCCGAGCAGGGTCGACACC
Encoded proteins:
- a CDS encoding F0F1 ATP synthase subunit epsilon; its protein translation is MAELHVELVAADRQVWSGEASLVVARTSSGDIGVMPGHQPLLGVLESGPVTIRTTGESGDGTVVAAVHGGFISFADNKLSLLAEIAELSDEIDVQRAERALERAKSEADAAAERRADVRLRAVAGVH